From Faecalicatena sp. Marseille-Q4148:
ACAGATAAATGGCGGTCTGGAGAATATGATCAACTGGCATGGAAAAGACCAAGATACACTTACGCTTATTAAATACATAGCAGAGGAAGATAAACTGGAAAAGATTTTGGAGAATCCACAGGTAATAAAAACCCCGGTAGTCCGAAATGGAAAGCAGTCTACACTGGGATATCATCCGGAAGTATGGAAAGAATGGAAATAAAACAAGAAGAATGATGCATGTATTTTCGGTATTTACAAAATTTTAAATAACCTAAATCATCAAGTGATAGAAGATGAAAATATAAGCGCTGTTGAAACTATAGAAGAAATTGATTGTATAGAAGATAATTAAGAGAAAAAAGCTGTAAAATTTCACGTTGAATTTTACAGCTTTTGGTGTATACTAATAGTAGATAAGAATATTGTTGAGAAGGGAGAATGCATATGCCCAATATTTTACCAGTATCAGATTTAAGAAATTACAATGAAGTTTTGAAGAACTGTCAGGCAGGGGAACCAGTTTTTCTTACTAAGAATGGAAGAGGAAGATTTGTAGTGCTTGATATTGAAGATTATGAAAGAGAACGGGAAGAAAAAAAACTTCTGATGAAGTTACAGGAAGCAGAAGAAGCTGTAAAAGATGGAGAAGGATGGTTAAGTCTGGATGAAGTTAAAGCGGCTATGGGGGAATAATCTATGAAGAAACTTCGGATTAACCCATTGGTTGTCAAGGATTTGAAAGAAATACGTGATTATATAGCAGATGACAATGTGGCGAAAGCGGCTGAGACAATCGAGAAGATTTATAACAAATTCGAAAATATTCAGATGTTTCCGGAGATGGGAGCAGAACTGTCCAAACGTGTAAGTTTCAGAATAGACTATAAATATGCGATCTGGAATGATTATGTAATTATATATAAGATTGGAAAAGAGTTTGTGGAGATTTATCGGGTAGTGAATCGATATCAGGATCTTACAAGAATATTTACATGATATTTGTGTATCTTCTGGATTGTTTAGATGTGATATAAAACTAAGAATTTTCAAATCATATGCAGTATAAAGATAATCGGGAATTATCTAAATATGTCAAATGAAGTAAAGGAGTAAAACAATGTTAGAGACAGGAATAAAAGCGCCGGAATTTTCACTTCCGGATCAAAATGGAGAAATGCACAGCTTAACAGACTATAGAGGGAAAAAGGTTATTTTATATTTCTATCCAAAAGATAATACACCTGGATGCACAAAGCAGGCATGTGGATACAGTGAGCGTTCTCAGCAGTTTGAGGAAAAGGAAATTGTAGTAATTGGAATTAGCAAGGACAGTGTTGCATCCCACAAGAGATTTGAGGAAAAACAGGGATTAACGTTTACGATTCTTTCAGATACGGAGTTGGAAGCAATAAAGGCATATGATGTATGGAAAGAAAAGAAAAATTACGGAAAAGTATCAATGGGAGTTGTCAGAACAACGTATGTCATTGATGAAGAAGGAATGATTGTTTATGCCAACGACAAAGTAAAGGCAGCAGATGATCCGGAAAAAATGCTTGAATATCTTATTAGTGAAAATTAAAAAAGATAGTGATACAATTATTGACTGATAAAGCGGGATTTGCTATAATACATAGCACTAAGAATTTTAGGAGGTAAAATTAGCATAATGGACGATAGCGACAGTAACGCTGACCCGAATCAAGAAAATAATTTAAATGAATGATATAGATCAAGGCATGGTTCCTGCAAGTTTTAATGCAGGAGTCATGTCTTGTGTTGTTTATTTAAAAATATTTAATTGAGAAAGGAGTTAGTAATAGTTATGGACAATACTTTAATTTTTTTATTATTGCTGCAGGTAATATTGATTGCGCTGAATGCTGTATTTGCAAGTGCGGAGATAGCAGTGCTTTCAATGAATGAAATGAAACTGGAACGAATGGCAGAACAAGGAGACCAACGTGCAAAAAGATTGTTTCGATTGGTGAAAGAACCTGCAAGATTTCTTGCTACAATTCAGGTTGCAATTACACTTTCAGGATTTTTGGGAAGTGCATTTGCAGCAGATAATTTTTCAGAGCCGCTGGTAGATTGGATTTTGTCATTAGGAGTAAAGATTCCGCGAACAACGCTGGACGCCTGTTCGGTCATCGTAATTACGTTGATTTTGTCGTACTTCACATTGGTTTTTGGAGAATTAGTTCCGAAGCGAATTGCTATGAAAAGATCAGAACAATTGGCTCTTGGTATATCAGGTTTGGTAAGTGGCATTTCAGTCATATTTAAGCCGCTGGTTTCTTTTTTATCGATTTCAACAAATTTTGTATTACGCTTATGTGGGATTGATCCCAATGAGGAAGAAGAACAGGTAAGCGAGGAAGAAATCAGAATGTTAGTGGATGTGGGGAGTGAAAAGGGAGCAATTGCACATCAGGAAAAAGAATTTATTCAAAATGTTTTTGAGTTTAATGACACGATGATTGAAAACATTGCTACACATCGAACAGATGTTGTGATGCTTTGGATGGAGGATGATATAGATTCCTGGAAAGAAACAATTCATAACAGCCGCCACACACGTTTTCCAATCTGCGAGGGATCGCCGGATCATGTAATTGGTGTGCTGAATACGAAAGAATATTTTCGTACAGCAGATAAAAGTCGGGAAAATATTTTAAAAACTGCAGTTCATGCTCCGTATTTTGTGTTGGAAACAACGCGGGCGGACGTTGTATTTAAAAATATGAAACTAACAAAACATTCGATGGCGATTGTGATTGATGAGTATGGCGGTATGACCGGGATTGTAACCTTGTCTGATCTGATAGAAGAACTGGTGGGAGATTTAAGCGATGAGTTTTCGGATGATAAAGGCAGTGAACCGGAAGTGAAAAAGGTCAATGATGGGACATGGAGGATTCGCGGTAATATTGAATTGAGCGTTTTGGAAGAGACGCTGGGGCAGAAACTGGTCTCATCAGAGTTCGATACACTTACAGGTCTTGTATTTGATGAACTTGGTATGATTCCGGAAGATGGTGAGCGGGATATTGAAATTGAGATTCAAAATCTTCAGATCCAGATAAAATGTATTAAAGATCATCAGATAGAAGAGGCGATAATCAAAATGTAGGATTAAATACAGAAAATAAAATATTAAAGAGCGTGAGAGATAAAGTCTCCCATGGAAATAGTATATTTATACTTTCCGTGGGAGATTTTTTTCTTGAATTTTTAATGAGTGAATATAAAAAAGGCTGCAAGTATTATATTAATCTATTAGAGTGATAAAACTATTGTGCAAGTTGCACATCAAATATTTATCCATGCACAAAAATTATACAAATGGCACAAAGTACTTTACGATATTAAAGAGCTAGAGTATACTTGTTTCAAGGAATAAAAATACAATCAAAGGAGGAAGTAAAATGGAAGGTCAGTTAAAAGTATCTGCTGTTCAGGTTACGGTTGTACAAAATGATATCGAAGCTAATATGGCAAATGTTGAAAAAATGGCGATGACAGTTGCAGAAAATGAAAAAGATGTTGACTTAATTCTTTTTCATGAAGCATGTTTGGAGAGTGGTACTCCTCTTCAAGAGTTTGATCAGGAACAATCGGATAAAGTTCACGAATTTTGGAAGAGCATTGCAGCAAAAACAGGAACAAATATTTTAGCAGGACGTTTAGAACGGAAAGAAGACGGTGTGCATAATAAAGCTACGGTGTATGCACCGGATGGACGTATTCTTGCAGATTATTCAAAAATTCATTTGTTTAATAGTGAAAGAGATACACTTGTGCCAGGCAAAGACTTAGTGATGTTTGAATTGAACGGAATCAAAATCGGAATTATGATTTGCGCAGATTTCGGATTTCCAGAACTTTCGAGAGCTTATGCTGTAAATGGATGTCATATGTTGGCAGTAACAAGTAGCTGGGCATATCCGGATGATGATTTATGGGTAATTTGTAATCAAGCTCGTTCTTCAGAAAATGGAATCTATTGTGTATCCTGTGACCGTGTAGGACCAGCAGGAAATGGTTGTATCAA
This genomic window contains:
- a CDS encoding HlyC/CorC family transporter encodes the protein MDNTLIFLLLLQVILIALNAVFASAEIAVLSMNEMKLERMAEQGDQRAKRLFRLVKEPARFLATIQVAITLSGFLGSAFAADNFSEPLVDWILSLGVKIPRTTLDACSVIVITLILSYFTLVFGELVPKRIAMKRSEQLALGISGLVSGISVIFKPLVSFLSISTNFVLRLCGIDPNEEEEQVSEEEIRMLVDVGSEKGAIAHQEKEFIQNVFEFNDTMIENIATHRTDVVMLWMEDDIDSWKETIHNSRHTRFPICEGSPDHVIGVLNTKEYFRTADKSRENILKTAVHAPYFVLETTRADVVFKNMKLTKHSMAIVIDEYGGMTGIVTLSDLIEELVGDLSDEFSDDKGSEPEVKKVNDGTWRIRGNIELSVLEETLGQKLVSSEFDTLTGLVFDELGMIPEDGERDIEIEIQNLQIQIKCIKDHQIEEAIIKM
- a CDS encoding carbon-nitrogen hydrolase family protein, translated to MEGQLKVSAVQVTVVQNDIEANMANVEKMAMTVAENEKDVDLILFHEACLESGTPLQEFDQEQSDKVHEFWKSIAAKTGTNILAGRLERKEDGVHNKATVYAPDGRILADYSKIHLFNSERDTLVPGKDLVMFELNGIKIGIMICADFGFPELSRAYAVNGCHMLAVTSSWAYPDDDLWVICNQARSSENGIYCVSCDRVGPAGNGCIKVGRSMVCNPDGLIIANLWEKTDTYYVQTIYKEEVEKRHKTMKWLEWLRPDLYTDWLKTYKWE
- a CDS encoding type II toxin-antitoxin system prevent-host-death family antitoxin; the protein is MPNILPVSDLRNYNEVLKNCQAGEPVFLTKNGRGRFVVLDIEDYEREREEKKLLMKLQEAEEAVKDGEGWLSLDEVKAAMGE
- a CDS encoding arsenate reductase family protein; translated protein: MNIQIFGMKKCNDTKKAERFFKERGIKFQFIDMKEKGMSKGEFNSVAQINGGLENMINWHGKDQDTLTLIKYIAEEDKLEKILENPQVIKTPVVRNGKQSTLGYHPEVWKEWK
- a CDS encoding type II toxin-antitoxin system RelE/ParE family toxin, whose amino-acid sequence is MKKLRINPLVVKDLKEIRDYIADDNVAKAAETIEKIYNKFENIQMFPEMGAELSKRVSFRIDYKYAIWNDYVIIYKIGKEFVEIYRVVNRYQDLTRIFT
- the bcp gene encoding thioredoxin-dependent thiol peroxidase, translated to MLETGIKAPEFSLPDQNGEMHSLTDYRGKKVILYFYPKDNTPGCTKQACGYSERSQQFEEKEIVVIGISKDSVASHKRFEEKQGLTFTILSDTELEAIKAYDVWKEKKNYGKVSMGVVRTTYVIDEEGMIVYANDKVKAADDPEKMLEYLISEN